In Sphingomonas sp. Leaf357, a single genomic region encodes these proteins:
- a CDS encoding patatin-like phospholipase family protein yields MTNGMGPQRDFDVVLALSGGNALGAFEAGAYQALHEHDLFPDWIVGASIGAINGALIAGSAMADRLGTLRDFWQPESFGLGAPGTPWLPSAMDVARRCTAAMSTMMLGRAGLFGPLLSSLTPWTDDQPSLFETEQLAATLDRLVDFDLLNRGECRYTSTAVDLATGDDVVFDSRSGTIDSRHVRASAALPMLFPPLEIDGRWLIDGGISANLPLDPILSSPGARPQLCLAVDLLPLGQVLPATVGEAASRMQDLIFAAQSRRTLERWRMAHAGNDEISLTLVRIAYADQGDEVAGKAMDFSGPTIERRWAAGYKTMLNVIERLHDGSLQPVQHGFHVPELETT; encoded by the coding sequence ATGACGAACGGGATGGGACCGCAACGGGACTTCGACGTCGTACTGGCGCTGAGCGGTGGCAACGCGCTCGGCGCGTTCGAAGCGGGCGCGTACCAGGCGCTGCACGAGCACGATCTGTTCCCGGACTGGATTGTCGGCGCGTCGATCGGCGCGATCAATGGAGCGCTGATCGCAGGATCCGCTATGGCTGACCGGCTCGGTACGCTTCGGGACTTCTGGCAGCCGGAAAGTTTCGGCTTGGGTGCGCCCGGTACGCCGTGGCTGCCATCGGCAATGGACGTTGCGCGGCGCTGCACTGCGGCGATGTCGACGATGATGCTGGGGCGCGCAGGTTTGTTCGGCCCATTGCTTTCGTCGCTGACCCCGTGGACCGACGACCAGCCTTCACTGTTCGAAACGGAGCAACTCGCGGCTACGTTGGATCGGCTGGTCGATTTCGACCTGCTGAACCGCGGCGAATGCCGCTACACTTCCACCGCGGTCGATTTGGCGACCGGCGACGACGTGGTGTTCGACAGCCGCAGTGGCACCATCGATTCCCGGCACGTACGCGCCAGCGCGGCGCTGCCGATGCTCTTCCCGCCGTTAGAGATCGACGGCCGGTGGCTGATCGACGGTGGAATATCGGCCAATCTGCCGCTCGATCCGATCCTTTCATCCCCTGGGGCGCGTCCGCAACTCTGCCTCGCGGTCGATCTGCTGCCGCTTGGTCAGGTGCTCCCTGCTACGGTAGGTGAGGCGGCAAGCCGGATGCAGGATCTCATCTTCGCGGCGCAGTCACGACGCACGCTGGAGCGCTGGCGGATGGCCCATGCCGGGAACGATGAGATCAGCCTGACGCTCGTGCGCATCGCATACGCCGACCAGGGGGACGAGGTCGCGGGCAAGGCGATGGACTTCTCGGGACCGACCATCGAACGTCGCTGGGCAGCGGGTTATAAAACGATGCTAAACGTGATCGAACGTCTGCACGATGGCTCACTCCAGCCGGTGCAGCATGGTTTCCACGTCCCGGAGCTAGAAACGACATAA
- a CDS encoding very short patch repair endonuclease, with the protein MVDTLTPKARSERMARVRNRDTKPKLVVRRMLHAMGYRYRLHAKDLPGKPDIVFRGRRKVIFVHGCFWHRHPDPACPLARMPKSRLDFWGPKLEANRARDLATAVRLEAMGWSVLLVWECELRDREHLGNKLRRFIEGNS; encoded by the coding sequence ATGGTCGATACCCTCACGCCGAAGGCCAGAAGCGAACGCATGGCGCGGGTCCGGAATCGCGACACCAAGCCCAAGCTGGTGGTGCGGCGCATGCTGCACGCCATGGGCTATCGCTACCGCCTGCACGCCAAGGATCTGCCCGGAAAACCCGACATCGTGTTTCGAGGGCGCAGGAAGGTGATCTTCGTGCATGGCTGCTTCTGGCACCGCCACCCCGACCCGGCATGCCCGCTGGCGCGCATGCCCAAGTCCCGCCTCGACTTTTGGGGCCCCAAGCTGGAGGCGAACCGCGCCCGCGATCTCGCGACCGCAGTAAGGTTGGAAGCGATGGGGTGGTCGGTGCTGCTTGTCTGGGAATGCGAGTTGCGGGATAGGGAACACTTAGGAAACAAACTTCGCCGATTCATCGAGGGGAATTCATGA
- a CDS encoding DNA cytosine methyltransferase: MKAIELFAGAGGLGLGVGRAGFTPLDVVEWDRWCCDTLRENRARGTEAMRHWPEPREGDVRGFSFKQFEGQVDLVTGGPPCQPFSLGGRHKAFLDERDMWPQAVRAVRETRPSAFIFENVKGLTRATFATYFSSIYLQLSYPEIVARAGESWLDHRARLEQHHTSGAASGLSYRVLPPKVLNAADHGVPQRRERVFFVGFRCDMGIEWSFPRETHSREALLWDQYRSGDYWDRHQVAKRGRPVDPRAMLAASKLDAKPTELSWRTTRDALVGLPDPELSPRATTVFADHRLQAGARSYPGHTGSPLDEPAKTLKAGVHGVPGGENMLRRPDGSVRYFTIRESARLQTFPDDFVFHGSWSETMRQLGNAVPVELAEVVARSVRQHLDSARSRVGHA, from the coding sequence ATGAAGGCGATCGAACTGTTCGCGGGCGCCGGTGGCTTGGGGCTGGGCGTTGGACGCGCCGGGTTCACCCCACTCGACGTGGTCGAGTGGGACCGCTGGTGCTGCGATACGCTGCGCGAGAACCGCGCGCGCGGGACCGAGGCGATGCGCCATTGGCCCGAACCGCGCGAAGGCGACGTGCGCGGCTTCTCGTTTAAGCAGTTCGAGGGTCAGGTCGATCTGGTCACCGGTGGGCCACCGTGCCAGCCATTCTCGCTGGGTGGCCGTCACAAGGCGTTTCTGGACGAGCGCGACATGTGGCCGCAAGCGGTGCGGGCGGTGCGCGAGACCCGGCCAAGCGCGTTCATCTTCGAGAACGTGAAGGGGCTGACCCGAGCGACCTTCGCGACCTATTTCTCGTCTATCTATCTCCAGCTTTCCTATCCCGAGATCGTGGCCAGGGCAGGGGAGAGCTGGCTCGACCACCGCGCCCGGCTGGAACAGCACCACACCTCCGGTGCGGCTTCGGGCCTTTCCTACCGCGTGCTGCCGCCCAAGGTGCTGAACGCGGCCGATCACGGCGTGCCGCAACGCCGCGAGCGCGTCTTCTTCGTCGGCTTTCGCTGCGACATGGGGATCGAATGGTCGTTCCCGCGCGAGACCCACAGCCGCGAGGCTCTGCTCTGGGACCAATACCGCAGCGGCGACTATTGGGATCGCCACCAGGTCGCCAAGCGCGGCCGCCCGGTCGACCCCCGCGCGATGCTCGCGGCGAGCAAGCTCGACGCGAAGCCGACCGAACTATCCTGGCGCACTACCCGCGACGCGCTGGTCGGGCTGCCTGATCCCGAACTGTCGCCGCGCGCGACAACCGTTTTCGCCGACCACCGGCTGCAGGCGGGGGCACGCTCCTATCCCGGCCACACCGGCAGCCCGCTCGACGAGCCAGCCAAGACGCTGAAGGCCGGTGTGCACGGCGTGCCCGGCGGCGAAAACATGCTGCGCCGGCCCGATGGCTCGGTGCGCTATTTCACGATCCGCGAAAGCGCTCGGTTGCAGACCTTTCCCGATGACTTCGTGTTCCACGGCTCATGGTCAGAAACCATGCGCCAGCTCGGCAACGCCGTGCCGGTGGAACTGGCCGAGGTCGTGGCGCGCTCGGTTCGCCAGCATCTGGATAGTGCCCGGTCCCGTGTCGGCCACGCCTGA
- a CDS encoding Eco29kI family restriction endonuclease: protein MSEVYNPLDKINLGKSVADALLERPAEALADIAPFEGAGIYVLYYNGPYPAYAPIAAANAEEPHWPIYIGKAVPSGARKGASLTASGRGRSLYARLSDHRDSIVDVERGSASLAVADFQVRYLIVDDIWIPLGESLLITRFRPVWNIALDGFGNHDPGKGRHQGQRPLWDHLHEGRGWAVKCAARPEPIDAVITRIADYLTAHPPADEA from the coding sequence ATGTCCGAGGTCTACAATCCACTCGACAAGATCAATCTCGGTAAGTCGGTCGCCGACGCGCTGCTCGAGCGTCCAGCGGAAGCGCTCGCCGATATCGCGCCGTTCGAGGGGGCGGGGATCTACGTTCTCTATTATAACGGACCATACCCGGCCTACGCGCCGATCGCGGCGGCCAACGCCGAGGAGCCGCACTGGCCGATCTATATCGGCAAGGCAGTGCCCTCTGGCGCGCGCAAGGGCGCGAGCTTGACCGCCAGTGGCCGAGGCCGCTCGCTCTACGCGCGTCTGTCCGATCACCGCGACAGCATCGTCGACGTCGAGCGCGGGTCGGCCAGTCTCGCCGTCGCTGATTTTCAGGTCCGCTATCTGATCGTCGACGACATCTGGATCCCGCTTGGCGAAAGCCTGCTGATCACACGCTTCCGCCCGGTGTGGAACATCGCGCTTGATGGCTTTGGCAATCATGACCCCGGCAAGGGCCGGCATCAGGGACAGCGCCCGCTCTGGGATCACTTACACGAAGGGCGCGGCTGGGCGGTCAAGTGCGCCGCTCGGCCCGAGCCGATCGACGCGGTCATCACGCGGATCGCCGACTACCTCACCGCGCACCCGCCGGCGGACGAGGCTTGA
- a CDS encoding Crp/Fnr family transcriptional regulator produces MTTVCAGSTLLVRKLSRLVALGTDDIAALSELEFQSEQVANHHYLVREGDRVNRCCLLIDGYAARNKLVRNGQRQIVAFHMPGDMLDLQHSLLNRADHNVQTTTAATVGWVDVEKLKGFALAHPKIAEAFARDALIDASIFREWVLNVGRRDAKTRVAHMLCEFVARREAIGISPADPMVLPFTQEQIGDATGLTSVHVNRMLRVLTTEGAFERLNGAYKIADWQKLKRLADFDPAYLHQAA; encoded by the coding sequence GTGACGACCGTTTGCGCTGGATCAACTCTGCTTGTCCGCAAACTCTCTCGGCTGGTCGCGCTCGGCACAGACGATATTGCGGCGCTATCGGAGCTGGAATTTCAATCCGAGCAGGTCGCCAACCATCATTACCTCGTGCGTGAGGGCGATCGGGTAAATCGCTGCTGTCTCCTTATTGATGGTTATGCCGCGCGGAATAAGTTGGTGCGTAATGGACAGCGGCAGATCGTGGCCTTTCACATGCCTGGCGACATGCTCGATCTGCAGCATTCGCTGCTTAATCGCGCTGATCACAACGTTCAGACCACGACGGCTGCAACGGTGGGCTGGGTTGATGTCGAGAAGCTGAAGGGCTTTGCGTTGGCCCATCCGAAAATTGCCGAGGCTTTTGCTCGTGACGCGCTGATCGATGCGTCGATATTCCGCGAGTGGGTTTTAAATGTGGGGCGGCGGGACGCGAAAACGCGCGTGGCGCACATGCTTTGCGAGTTTGTGGCACGACGAGAGGCGATCGGTATCTCTCCCGCCGATCCGATGGTCCTCCCGTTCACTCAAGAGCAGATCGGGGATGCCACTGGCCTCACCTCGGTGCATGTGAACCGAATGCTACGGGTGCTCACCACTGAAGGTGCATTCGAGAGGCTGAACGGAGCCTACAAAATCGCCGATTGGCAAAAGCTGAAACGGCTGGCCGACTTTGATCCTGCATATTTGCATCAAGCTGCGTAA
- a CDS encoding DUF3253 domain-containing protein, protein MELLARRAPDATVCPSEVARALPFVSGTHRSSEDWRSAMPMVHAAVDQLLTEGSFSSAGEDAGCRRALAPTGLVARQRPQKASRVELGRSLDLAKTIRRPNYAALHNNSP, encoded by the coding sequence ATGGAGCTCCTCGCGCGGCGCGCACCGGACGCGACGGTGTGCCCGAGCGAAGTAGCACGGGCGCTGCCTTTCGTATCGGGAACTCACCGATCGTCGGAAGACTGGCGGAGCGCGATGCCGATGGTGCATGCCGCCGTCGATCAACTGCTGACCGAAGGGTCATTCAGCTCAGCTGGAGAGGACGCGGGATGCCGGCGCGCGCTGGCCCCTACCGGATTGGTCGCCCGTCAGAGGCCTCAAAAAGCTAGTCGCGTGGAGCTTGGCAGATCGCTTGACCTTGCGAAAACCATCCGCCGCCCCAATTATGCTGCACTGCACAATAATTCGCCGTAA
- a CDS encoding EAL domain-containing protein — translation MAFQPIIDVETGLPYAFEALVRGAAGEGAAEVLARVTEDNRYAFDQQCRVAAIEHAVVAGILGTGARLSINFLPNAVYSPVACIQLTLKTARATGLPSERLIFEFTENEKMADTDHVANIVETYRKMGFGTAIDDFGAGHAGLGLLAKFQPEIIKLDMDLIRGINASLPRRMIVNGVTRMAEAMGILVIAEGIETVGEFEALRAIGIRYMQGYLLARPAIRSLPVGLLPSDNPVSLRAVG, via the coding sequence ATGGCGTTCCAACCGATCATCGACGTGGAGACTGGGTTGCCGTACGCGTTCGAGGCATTGGTCCGGGGTGCAGCAGGGGAAGGCGCCGCGGAGGTGCTGGCTCGGGTGACAGAGGACAACCGCTATGCGTTCGACCAGCAATGCCGCGTCGCCGCGATCGAGCACGCGGTCGTCGCTGGCATTCTCGGCACCGGCGCGCGGTTGTCGATCAACTTCCTACCCAATGCGGTTTATTCGCCAGTCGCGTGCATCCAGCTGACGTTGAAGACCGCGCGCGCCACCGGGCTGCCTAGCGAACGCCTGATCTTCGAATTTACCGAGAACGAGAAGATGGCCGACACCGATCACGTCGCCAATATCGTCGAGACGTATCGGAAGATGGGTTTCGGCACCGCGATCGACGATTTCGGCGCCGGACATGCCGGCCTCGGATTGCTCGCGAAGTTTCAGCCCGAAATCATCAAGCTCGACATGGATCTGATCCGCGGCATCAATGCCAGCCTGCCGCGCCGCATGATCGTCAACGGGGTTACGCGAATGGCCGAAGCGATGGGCATCCTCGTCATCGCCGAGGGGATCGAAACAGTCGGCGAGTTCGAAGCGCTGCGCGCGATCGGTATCCGCTACATGCAGGGCTATCTTCTCGCCAGACCGGCTATCCGTTCGCTGCCGGTGGGACTATTGCCTTCGGACAATCCCGTGTCGCTGCGAGCGGTCGGCTAG
- a CDS encoding hemerythrin domain-containing protein: MADHKDNLGARDQATVSKKETYEVDYFAKKHGLTREETVALIDRVGNSREALEAAVATASTTEPKRRVRTAKASSSSSATAKRTRASLGTRKRTAAATPSSVGQTLAAVATPVTAAVEAVTEPVAKVVSPAIDSIAGAPRKMARVGSRRTASARKKVAAAPKATIKRAGAAADGVKAAVSGRTASIMGAAAAGLVTGLVVNLGRKMAVQAPSALAGDWLDALKVEHRLALALFDKLQATGSDETGKRTILLTQLKHALGKHAFTEENVIYPALRAWGDKADADKLNHDHGYVKQNLYDLEEMDNASPAFMQKVSSFRAELEDHIREEEEAIFPPLHAALGEVGNARVTAQANKEGFKLA; this comes from the coding sequence ATGGCGGATCATAAGGACAATCTCGGCGCGCGTGACCAGGCGACGGTGTCGAAAAAAGAAACTTACGAGGTGGATTATTTCGCCAAGAAGCACGGCCTCACTCGCGAAGAAACGGTGGCTCTGATAGACCGCGTTGGAAATAGCCGCGAAGCGTTGGAGGCCGCCGTTGCTACCGCCTCGACTACCGAGCCGAAGAGGCGGGTTCGAACCGCCAAAGCGTCAAGTTCTTCCTCCGCAACCGCTAAGCGCACGCGTGCGTCGCTTGGCACGCGGAAGCGAACTGCGGCAGCGACACCATCGTCGGTCGGCCAGACTTTGGCTGCCGTCGCCACCCCGGTAACGGCGGCGGTCGAGGCCGTTACGGAGCCCGTGGCGAAGGTCGTCTCGCCTGCGATCGACAGCATCGCCGGAGCCCCGCGTAAAATGGCGAGGGTTGGCAGCCGCCGTACGGCCTCTGCGCGAAAGAAGGTAGCCGCAGCGCCGAAGGCGACGATAAAGCGCGCGGGGGCAGCGGCCGACGGGGTGAAGGCAGCCGTGAGTGGTCGCACGGCGTCAATCATGGGAGCAGCGGCGGCCGGTCTTGTAACCGGGCTCGTCGTTAACCTCGGGCGCAAGATGGCGGTGCAGGCGCCGAGTGCACTGGCGGGCGACTGGCTCGACGCGCTGAAGGTCGAACACCGGCTAGCGCTGGCGTTGTTCGATAAGCTGCAGGCAACCGGCAGCGATGAAACCGGCAAGCGCACAATATTGCTAACCCAGCTCAAGCATGCGCTTGGCAAGCACGCCTTCACCGAGGAAAACGTGATTTATCCCGCGCTACGCGCATGGGGTGACAAGGCCGACGCGGATAAGTTGAATCATGATCATGGGTACGTGAAGCAGAACCTGTATGATCTCGAAGAGATGGACAATGCGTCTCCTGCCTTTATGCAGAAGGTGTCGTCTTTTCGCGCCGAGCTCGAGGACCACATTCGCGAGGAGGAGGAGGCGATATTTCCCCCTCTGCACGCTGCCCTGGGCGAGGTCGGCAATGCCAGGGTCACTGCGCAGGCCAACAAGGAAGGGTTCAAGCTGGCGTGA
- a CDS encoding MucR family transcriptional regulator, with product MADNEDKIDVVELATGLTVAWLSNSNTRAGADEVLAFMRSMHEAVSSLSLGNAPTEEPAEEHSYEPAVTARKSLSNPDFIISMIDGKPYKALRRHLTTNGLTPEQYRERYNLKADYPMVAPTYSEARRAMAHKIGLGSKGRQTKVAQAAKAPRKARAAKTAQGDTSD from the coding sequence ATGGCCGACAACGAAGACAAGATCGACGTGGTGGAACTCGCCACGGGTTTAACGGTCGCCTGGCTCTCTAATAGCAATACGCGCGCTGGTGCCGACGAGGTCTTGGCGTTCATGCGCTCCATGCACGAAGCCGTGAGTTCGCTCTCGCTTGGCAACGCACCCACTGAAGAGCCGGCCGAGGAGCATTCGTATGAGCCTGCGGTCACCGCAAGGAAGTCCTTGTCCAATCCCGATTTCATCATCTCAATGATCGATGGCAAGCCGTATAAGGCGTTGCGTCGTCACCTAACGACCAACGGCCTGACACCCGAACAGTATCGTGAGCGGTACAATCTGAAAGCCGATTACCCCATGGTCGCACCGACCTATTCGGAGGCGCGTCGCGCCATGGCGCATAAGATCGGGCTGGGCTCCAAGGGGCGACAGACCAAGGTCGCACAGGCAGCGAAAGCCCCCCGTAAGGCTCGCGCCGCCAAAACGGCGCAGGGTGACACCTCAGATTGA
- a CDS encoding sensor histidine kinase has protein sequence MSTQRNPTHVWASDHLRLAVTAAGVALWAWDVDTDEFTMDERGFELWGIAWTQKVTFEELSAHIHPADRDRVRAAFNATRAMLGPYETDFRVLVGEEIRWIAARGQGEDVGIVGRTMFGVFLDVTGRKQAEEGHELLAGEMSHRVKNLLAIAAGLTNVSARSNDTTEQMAEELTGRLTALGRAHDLVRPLPGGQGGAALLGDLIVILLAPYDDLGAFKGRVRVAVERTGVGERAATALALVLHELATNSMKYGALSEEANTLDVSSTTESDKICLTWLERGGPPVEAKVETTGFGTKLVDRSVSGQLGGSIHHDWSEGGLIVTLRIDRERLAI, from the coding sequence ATGAGTACGCAGCGCAACCCGACTCACGTCTGGGCATCCGACCATCTTCGTCTCGCGGTTACCGCAGCCGGCGTCGCATTGTGGGCTTGGGACGTCGACACCGACGAGTTTACCATGGACGAACGCGGCTTCGAATTATGGGGTATCGCGTGGACGCAGAAGGTAACCTTCGAGGAGCTTTCCGCGCATATTCATCCGGCCGACCGGGACCGCGTCAGGGCAGCGTTCAACGCCACCCGCGCGATGCTGGGGCCATACGAAACCGATTTCCGCGTCCTCGTTGGCGAGGAAATTCGATGGATTGCAGCGCGCGGACAAGGCGAGGATGTCGGTATCGTCGGGCGTACGATGTTTGGCGTCTTCCTCGACGTGACCGGCCGTAAGCAAGCGGAGGAAGGCCACGAATTGCTGGCGGGTGAAATGAGCCACCGGGTCAAGAACCTGCTGGCGATCGCGGCCGGGCTGACCAACGTCTCTGCTCGATCGAACGACACGACCGAGCAGATGGCGGAAGAACTGACCGGTCGCCTGACCGCGCTGGGACGTGCGCACGATCTGGTCCGGCCGCTCCCGGGCGGTCAAGGGGGCGCGGCGTTGCTGGGCGATCTCATCGTCATCTTGCTCGCACCATATGACGACCTTGGCGCATTCAAAGGGCGGGTGCGTGTCGCGGTCGAGCGGACGGGCGTCGGGGAACGCGCCGCCACGGCACTGGCGCTCGTGCTTCACGAGCTTGCGACAAACTCGATGAAGTACGGTGCTTTATCCGAAGAAGCCAACACACTTGATGTGTCCAGCACGACCGAGAGCGACAAGATCTGCCTGACCTGGCTAGAGCGCGGGGGGCCGCCGGTTGAAGCTAAAGTCGAGACGACCGGGTTCGGCACCAAACTGGTCGATCGCAGTGTATCCGGGCAGCTCGGCGGCTCGATACATCACGACTGGTCAGAGGGCGGACTGATCGTGACGCTCCGCATTGATCGCGAGCGGCTGGCGATCTAG
- a CDS encoding SDR family oxidoreductase: MIRLKPLDQQVLVVTGATSGNGLATVEQALRRGASVLAVARNEDALAELAARLGVGGGRIATYAADVADPAAVEAVAAAAIATFGGFDSWVNNAGVGTYGTLEQVPLDDHRRVFDVNYFGVLHGSLVAARHLRGRGGAIVNVGSILGDRSIVQQGPYCATKHAVQALTDTLRMELEREGAGISVTLIKPGAIDTPFPEHARNFMDQPPRLPPPLYTPEVVADAVLFACAHPRRTLYAGGGGLLSSLLAQAAPRLTDKIMELTGKTLQQKPGDPGIAARRDNLYEARDDDLRGSLDVHARGSSVALQGQKLPRPMLALALGAGAAIVAGLAVRARR; encoded by the coding sequence ATGATACGATTGAAACCGCTCGACCAGCAGGTGCTCGTCGTGACCGGAGCAACCAGCGGCAACGGATTGGCGACCGTCGAGCAGGCCCTCCGGCGCGGAGCGTCCGTCCTGGCCGTCGCGCGCAACGAAGACGCGCTTGCGGAGCTTGCCGCGCGGCTCGGCGTTGGCGGCGGTCGGATTGCGACATACGCGGCCGATGTCGCCGATCCGGCAGCCGTTGAAGCGGTTGCGGCGGCGGCGATCGCGACGTTCGGCGGGTTCGACAGCTGGGTCAACAATGCCGGGGTCGGCACGTACGGCACGCTCGAGCAGGTTCCGCTGGACGACCACCGCCGCGTCTTCGACGTCAATTATTTCGGCGTGCTGCACGGCTCGCTCGTCGCGGCGCGCCACCTGCGCGGGCGGGGCGGGGCGATCGTCAACGTCGGCTCGATTCTCGGCGACCGATCGATCGTGCAGCAGGGGCCGTACTGCGCCACCAAGCACGCCGTTCAGGCGCTGACCGACACGTTGCGTATGGAACTCGAGCGCGAAGGCGCAGGTATCTCGGTCACGCTGATCAAACCCGGTGCGATCGACACGCCGTTCCCAGAGCATGCACGCAACTTCATGGACCAGCCGCCGCGCCTGCCGCCGCCGCTCTACACGCCTGAGGTGGTGGCGGACGCCGTGCTGTTTGCCTGCGCGCATCCTCGCCGTACGTTGTATGCCGGGGGCGGGGGGCTGTTATCGTCGCTGCTCGCACAGGCCGCGCCCAGGCTGACCGACAAGATCATGGAACTAACAGGTAAGACGCTGCAGCAGAAGCCGGGCGATCCTGGCATCGCGGCGCGGCGCGACAATCTCTACGAGGCGCGTGACGATGACTTGCGGGGCAGCCTGGATGTCCACGCGCGCGGTTCCAGCGTCGCGCTACAGGGGCAGAAACTGCCGCGGCCGATGCTGGCGCTGGCGCTCGGTGCGGGCGCGGCGATCGTCGCCGGGCTCGCCGTCCGGGCCCGGCGATGA
- a CDS encoding extracellular catalytic domain type 1 short-chain-length polyhydroxyalkanoate depolymerase, producing the protein MASISETIARFQHYGCGFHSAERSTDVSQLEPMDNFGRNPGNLRALMHVPVGLPAGAPLVVVLHGCTQTAGAYDRGSGWSTLADRFGFAILYPEQQRGNNPNLCFNWFSPSDTRRGVGEAESIREMVVTAIERRRLDASRVFVTGLSAGGAMTSVMLATYPEMFCAGAIIAGLPFGTAASVSEALERMRGHGHDHEASSDRVRAASAHRGRWPAVSVWHGPTDMTVNAANAAMIVEQWKGVHGVTSPPIEGQVDGQVHREWHDEAGRLVVEDYVVARLGHGTPIATSGDEACGVPGPYMLDAGISSTYRIAASWGVVPATAPPRERPTAPDRPKVAGSRPMQAAPQPLNPGQIINDALRAAGLIKP; encoded by the coding sequence GTGGCTTCAATCTCCGAGACCATTGCGAGATTTCAGCATTATGGCTGTGGCTTTCATTCAGCTGAGCGCTCGACAGATGTGAGTCAGCTTGAGCCAATGGATAATTTCGGGCGTAACCCTGGCAATTTGCGGGCGCTGATGCATGTCCCGGTTGGGTTGCCCGCGGGGGCGCCGCTGGTCGTCGTACTGCACGGATGCACTCAAACCGCGGGCGCCTATGACCGGGGATCGGGGTGGTCAACGCTGGCCGACCGCTTCGGTTTTGCCATACTTTATCCGGAACAACAACGCGGCAACAATCCCAACCTGTGTTTCAACTGGTTCTCACCAAGCGACACACGCCGGGGCGTAGGGGAGGCGGAGTCCATCCGTGAGATGGTGGTCACCGCGATCGAGCGGCGTCGATTGGACGCTTCGCGCGTGTTCGTTACTGGCCTGTCGGCGGGCGGCGCCATGACCTCCGTGATGCTCGCCACTTATCCGGAAATGTTTTGCGCCGGCGCGATCATTGCTGGCCTGCCTTTTGGCACGGCGGCCAGCGTATCGGAGGCGCTCGAGCGGATGCGCGGTCATGGACACGATCACGAAGCGTCGAGTGATCGCGTCCGCGCCGCTTCGGCACATCGGGGTCGATGGCCCGCCGTGTCTGTTTGGCATGGACCGACGGACATGACGGTGAATGCGGCGAACGCCGCGATGATCGTGGAGCAGTGGAAGGGAGTTCATGGCGTTACTTCGCCGCCCATTGAGGGCCAAGTCGATGGGCAGGTTCATCGAGAATGGCACGATGAGGCAGGGCGTCTGGTGGTCGAGGACTATGTGGTGGCTCGGCTCGGCCACGGCACGCCGATCGCAACTTCGGGCGACGAAGCTTGCGGCGTTCCTGGACCTTACATGCTCGATGCGGGCATCTCCTCCACCTATCGGATCGCGGCGTCATGGGGCGTCGTCCCCGCAACCGCGCCCCCGCGAGAACGTCCCACCGCGCCAGACCGGCCAAAGGTGGCTGGCTCGCGGCCGATGCAGGCAGCGCCGCAGCCCCTTAATCCGGGGCAGATCATCAATGATGCCCTTCGTGCTGCCGGTTTGATCAAGCCGTGA